A region of Lentimicrobium sp. L6 DNA encodes the following proteins:
- a CDS encoding gluconate 2-dehydrogenase subunit 3 family protein, producing the protein MQRSQFLRVLLAGAVATQIPWWMACSSGKNQTADYSLNEEQQSILVLVQNFLFPADGNGPGAVDFKAEKYMQWVLSDENMDPIEKKYFINGLAWVEETAQEEKGLSFLELSEMEREEILELISKEVWGESWYSMNLNFIFEALLSDPIYGANMDKQSWNWLEHNPGHPRPIEEMKYGNFLNYVNQENKS; encoded by the coding sequence ATGCAAAGAAGTCAATTCTTGAGAGTCCTTCTGGCCGGAGCTGTGGCTACTCAGATTCCATGGTGGATGGCCTGTAGCTCTGGTAAGAATCAAACCGCTGACTATAGCCTAAACGAAGAGCAGCAAAGTATATTAGTTTTAGTGCAAAATTTTCTTTTCCCTGCTGATGGAAATGGACCAGGAGCCGTGGATTTTAAAGCCGAAAAATATATGCAATGGGTTTTAAGTGATGAGAACATGGACCCAATAGAAAAAAAATACTTCATCAATGGATTAGCATGGGTGGAGGAGACTGCCCAAGAAGAGAAAGGGCTATCATTTTTAGAATTATCAGAAATGGAGAGAGAAGAAATTTTAGAGTTGATTAGTAAAGAAGTTTGGGGAGAGTCTTGGTATTCCATGAATCTGAACTTTATATTTGAAGCACTTTTATCCGATCCTATTTATGGTGCTAATATGGATAAGCAAAGCTGGAATTGGCTGGAGCATAATCCAGGACATCCTCGCCCCATTGAAGAAATGAAATATGGAAACTTCCTCAATTACGTCAATCAAGAAAACAAAAGCTAA
- a CDS encoding GMC family oxidoreductase, whose product MPKEKKYDVCIIGSGAGAGPVAYELALAGHQVLILEKGPWIKTKDFSKDEIVSSRRSVYTPKLKDEPQVIEKQNSDGEWIARSNYETGQDMWNGNCVGGSSNFMSGYFNRLKPNDFQLLSKYGEIEGANIVDWPLKYEDLEAYYAKVEQIIGISGKVIPHPMAEPRSTTDFPYPPLAENVAAKWVDQAALKLDYKSLVLPRAILSRPQSDRNPCYYSGYCGSYGCSSDAKGSSRAALLNKALKSGNLDVIPNAKVFNLEEEHQKVVVAHYYDIAGQAKKATAKIFVVAAQAIETSRLLLMSKSPNFPNGLANNSGQVGRNLIFSGGGSGSGEFYREDLDEASWNQLKAFGVFVNRTIHQWYEIEEEPFAKPVKGGSIDFLMEHNNGITRAIHQKWDNEGNLVYGSKLKEKLKHYFTELRSLNFEVFVDWLPTDDCYVKLSEEVTDKWGDPVAHIRIYSHERDVKVGQVLAKKAEHLLAEMGARNISSNISGAPPPNLVAGGCRFGEDPKESVLNPHCQAHDVSNLFVTDGSWMPTGGSVTHTWTIYANSFRVADIIRGKLGE is encoded by the coding sequence ATGCCAAAAGAGAAGAAATACGATGTTTGTATTATAGGAAGTGGCGCTGGAGCTGGACCTGTGGCCTACGAGCTGGCTTTAGCGGGCCATCAAGTTCTGATTTTGGAGAAAGGCCCATGGATTAAAACCAAAGACTTTAGCAAAGATGAAATAGTAAGCAGCAGAAGAAGTGTCTATACACCCAAGCTCAAGGATGAGCCCCAAGTTATTGAGAAACAAAACTCAGATGGGGAATGGATAGCACGCTCCAACTATGAAACAGGCCAAGATATGTGGAATGGAAACTGTGTGGGCGGTTCCTCCAATTTCATGAGCGGATATTTCAATAGATTAAAACCCAATGACTTTCAGTTATTATCTAAATATGGCGAAATAGAAGGGGCCAATATTGTTGACTGGCCTTTGAAATATGAAGACCTAGAAGCTTATTATGCCAAAGTGGAGCAAATTATTGGTATTTCAGGAAAAGTGATTCCCCATCCAATGGCAGAACCTCGTTCTACTACTGACTTCCCTTATCCTCCTTTAGCGGAAAATGTAGCTGCCAAATGGGTAGATCAAGCTGCTTTGAAACTCGATTATAAATCACTCGTCCTTCCAAGAGCTATATTAAGTCGCCCCCAGAGCGATAGAAACCCATGCTATTATTCGGGATATTGCGGAAGCTATGGTTGTAGTAGCGATGCCAAAGGCAGTTCAAGAGCTGCTCTTTTAAATAAGGCATTAAAGTCAGGAAACTTGGATGTCATTCCCAATGCCAAGGTTTTTAATTTGGAGGAAGAGCATCAAAAAGTAGTGGTGGCACATTATTATGATATTGCAGGTCAGGCGAAAAAAGCGACTGCCAAAATATTTGTAGTGGCTGCTCAAGCCATTGAAACTTCCCGCCTTTTATTGATGAGTAAAAGCCCTAATTTCCCCAATGGATTGGCTAATAATTCAGGGCAAGTGGGGAGAAATCTAATATTTTCTGGAGGAGGTTCCGGAAGTGGAGAGTTTTATAGAGAAGATTTAGACGAGGCGAGCTGGAATCAGTTAAAGGCTTTTGGCGTATTTGTAAATAGAACAATCCATCAATGGTATGAAATAGAGGAAGAGCCTTTTGCAAAACCCGTAAAAGGAGGGAGCATTGACTTTTTAATGGAGCATAATAATGGAATCACCAGAGCCATACATCAGAAATGGGATAATGAAGGAAACCTGGTTTATGGCAGCAAGCTCAAAGAAAAGCTCAAGCATTATTTCACCGAATTGAGGAGTCTAAACTTTGAAGTTTTTGTGGATTGGTTACCCACCGACGATTGCTATGTGAAATTATCGGAAGAGGTAACCGATAAGTGGGGAGATCCGGTAGCCCACATTAGAATATATAGCCATGAAAGAGATGTGAAAGTAGGGCAAGTATTGGCAAAAAAAGCCGAGCATTTGTTAGCAGAAATGGGGGCCAGAAATATCAGTTCGAATATTAGTGGTGCTCCTCCTCCAAATTTGGTGGCTGGGGGCTGTAGATTTGGAGAAGATCCCAAAGAATCGGTGCTCAATCCCCAT